The DNA region tAAATGGGctccgaggtcccttctagcaAGACATTTGCAAAAGTCTCTTATGACATATTTGTGGACAATATGGCAAAATGTAGGCTGGATAATATAGTTAGGTGAATTTAGAACGGGttaatgactgaaaacaactgatgTCAATCTGGAAGGAGGCTTTTAGGTGAGTACTGCCAAGCTCAGTTCTTGACCCAGTTTTATTCAGcgtttttattaatgacttggatgaaggcgaTAGATGGCATGCTACTTATTTGCAGCTCATGTGAAGCTTGAAGAAATAATCAATGCTGAATACTGCAATGACTGAATTGTATTTTAAGAGGATTTTGATAAGCTGGAAGAGAGGATCACATTTACTAAGGGTGAAAGTAAAATCCTGGTTTGGCTTAAGAAAATTGGCTACTTAAGGTCATAATATGTGAGTATGCAAGATGAGGGGTGGATGGAGTATAGAcagaaaaacattctgaaaataaataaataaaaaaagaaatacagaacaaCTTAAGCAGCCAAAGCACTATTCAGTGTCCATGGCTTGGCAGGACcgctataataaaaaaatgacaatactagaAAAACATTATGTCTGAAAAGGACCTACAGATTTAGTGGGCCAAAAGCTCAGAATGAGATGGGAGTTTGATTTGGCAGTCAATAAAAACTAATATGACTATGTTGGGCACGTTAAAGGATatgctagtcttggagtcaggacaacaagttcaaatccagtctcagatactgattagttctgtgaccctgggcaagtcacttaatttctgcctcagtttcctcatctgtgaaatgcagataataatagcaccttagtCCCTATCTCAGTGTTGTAAGAGTAAAATGTGATtacaaatgtaaagtgctttgtaagccttaaaatacCATATCGCTGCACAGAAGAAGGAGAAATAGCACAACTGCATTCTTCCCTACCAGACCACTTCTAAAGTGCTACAGGTGGAGATCACACTCGAGAGGGGACATTGACAAGCTTGACTGAATCCTGGGGAGATAAGAAGACTTGAAACCACGATGCAGGACACCTGGAAAGCTACGGCATCCGTCCTCATGTATTTGAAGGGCCACCATGTAGAAGAGGCCCCAGGCTTGCTCTGCCTGATCTCAGAGGGCAGGACAAAGGCAGAATATGGAGGTCACACGAGAGAGATTTTACCTCAATAGAGGGAAGAACTTCCTACTGATGAAATTAGAGATCTTTAACTATGGACTACAATTCACATATCTTCTACCTCTTGGATACCTCTTGGTATGATCCATTTTGTGACATTCTTTAGCTATTTTATATCCAATAATGTCTACTCCATCATGTTACAaggctcttgagggcagggactgtctttacaATGCACACAGCACAGTGCTGGGCTCACAGAAACCAACAATCAAGTCAACAGACTTTTTGTGATCACCTACTATTTATAAAGCCTTGTAGGAGAGCAGCATTTCTCAGACTTTTTGGTCTTAGGAACCcctttttactctctctctctctctctctctctctctctctctctctctctctccagtcagggttaaatgacttgcccaggatcacatagctagtatctgaggccagatttgaactcaggtcctcctgactccaggactgtgctctatccactgctccacctagctgcccctcctctttTTACTCTTAAAAATCACTGAGGACAGCTCacagagcttttgtttatgggAGTTATAGCTATTGacatttactatattagaaattaaagctGCCTTTTTCCCACAAGATGGAGttgaaggtgaagaaggaagccattgtcccccccaagacagaagccaagtctgaagccttgaaggccaagaaggtggTGCTGAAGGGGGTccatagccacaaaaagaagaagatccgaacatcccccacctttcggcgacccaagacactaagatttggaaggcagcccaaataccctcggAAAAGTGCCCCTCGGAGAAACAAGCTGGATCACTCTGCCATCGTTAAGTTCCCCTTGACCgctgagtctgctatgaagaagactgaggacaaCAGTACCCTGGTCTTCATTGTGGATGTCaaagccaacaagcatcagatcAAGCAAGTGGCAAAGAAGCTGCATGACATCGACATGGCCAAGGTCGACATGCTGATccagcctgatggagagaagaaggcctaggtctgacttgctccagactatgatgctttagatgttgccaacaaaattggaatcatctaaactgtgtccagctatcccactctacctacaataaaaagttttccagtataaaaaaaagaaattaaagctgataaaattttaaaatattcatttaaaatataataactgACCATTACACATCAATATAAATAGCATCATTTTATGAAAAAGAACTATTTTCCAAAATGGAAACATTTAGTGAGTAGAGTGGCATTGCTTTACAtcttttttgcaaatctctttaaggTTTAGCTTAGTTGAAGACAGCTGTATTCTTATGTCTGTTTCTGTATTCAATCTGTTGTGTTATGGTGTTTTGATTGAAGCATATAAAGAAAATCTGGCTTTATACAGCTGTGTATTTGGAAGAAGGAGAagcattttaataggcaaataacatctttgtattattatgaaaatggttttgaccTTGAAGACCCCTTGAAAGGATGTGAGGAAGCCTCAGGGGACCACACTagatgctgtggatacaaagataaataaggcacagtttcttccctcaaggagctaccAATCTAACAGGAAAAAAGGGGCAAAAATTAGTATTTCTCACTGAAATTTCTCACTAAAATTACCTGAGCCTCTATTTTGCATTTATCCCATTAATGATTCAGTGAAAACTTGGGATAATGGCCCCCAAAATCTGTGCTTATCCCTATCTTGTTTGACATTTTTCAGCAATTACTTGGATAAAGGCAGGCTTATCAAATTTGAAGTTGAGACAAAGTGAGGAGGTACAGTTAGCCcatgtatataaataataatgtTAGCTGGTATTTATGTAACATTgtaaagtttgtaaaatgctttaaaactatgatctcatttgatcctcagaataacctgagagataggtgttattaaCCCCTTTTTACAAATAGGTAAATggaggcaggcagtggttaagtgacttgccctggggtTACATAGCCAGgagatatctgaggcaggatttgaattcaggtcttcttgactacaaggcccatggctctatccactgtgccatgtagctctGCATAGATGGAGACATCCTACGAGCATTTGGTGATGAGGGGCTAGTGTTCAGGAGATATTAGAGCTGGATGCGTAGATCTGGGAGTCACCTGCATACAGATAAtggaacccatgggaactgatgagatcaccggGGAGAAAGGCCTGGTGAAAAGAGAggattcaggggcagctaggtggcacagtgagtagagcgcccaccctggagtcaggaggacctgagttcaaatcaggtctcagacacttgacacacttactagctgtgagactttgggcaagtcacttaaccccaattgccttgccttccccgctccaaaaaaaggaaaaaaaaagagaagagaggattcAGTCCAGGGTCTTGAAAGATGCCCATACTTACTAGCAAAAGAAGGACGACCTAGTAAAAGAGACgtagaagagatggaaagaggggCCAATATATGTCATTTGTATGACTTGGCAGCTAATGCAAACATAGACTGCATTTAGAAAGGATTCATGTCTAGAACTAGGGAGGTGACGGTCAGACAATTGTCAGACCTTGTCAGACAATTTCCAGAGTACTGTGTCctgttctgggtgccacattttaggaaatacACTGATAAGTGGGGAGTGTCCAGAGGAAAGATATTATGATGCTGGTGGACCTCAAGAAAGGCCACATGAGAAGCAGACCTGGAGATTTTTAGCCTGGATAAAAGAAGGCTTTGGGGGAAGGATGATAATTGTCTTCATGTGATCCAGAGGGCACGTGGAAGAAGGATCTAAACATTCAGTCTAGCCTCAGAGGGAAGAATAGGagtagcaagtggaagctacagagaggcaaatttcagcTGAATGTAAGGAAAAAACCCAAATTTCTTAATAAACAAAGTCATCCAAAAGAGGAATGAGCAGCCTCAGGGAGGTGGTGGGTCCCGCATTAGTGGAGGCGCTTTAAGCAGAATTTTGATGAACGCTTGACAGGGATGGTATAAAGATTTctgttcaggtataggttggattagaggaccttgaggttccttctaactaggaggcagctaggtggctctgtggatggagcacaggacttggagtcacgaggatctgagttctaatactgcttcagacactccctagctatgtgacctagacGAGTCTCTTAACCACCATCTACTTCAATTtctggtgataataatagcacctacctcccagggttgttttgaggatcaaatgaaataatatgtgtaaatcaATTTGGaagccttaaagggctatataaatgttagctatatttaaaaattctgtaattCCACCCACTTGAACAGCAGAGTCTGTGTCACACATGTCTACCTTTTGATCCCTGATCTCTAATACAATTCTTagaatacagtaagtgcttaataaatgtctgttaaattaaaaaacacCTACTGGAATGTGTTAGAAGTAGACAGGAAAGATGACTAAAATGTAACTGATAGGTCTGAAGATAAAAATGTCTCTtttaagagggaggggaggaatcagggaagggGCAACTGAACTGAGCCTTCTAAGATAGGAAAGATTTCAACAGGGAGAGCCAGTAGTAGAGTCATTTCCAAGAATTAAGACTGGCACCAGCAAAGACCTGAGAAGGCAGCATGAGTTCAGGGAACAGTGAGTAATCGAGTCtggctggaggagagagtaagtgAAAGGAaatagtataatatatatatatatatatatatagtatatgtatatgtatgtatgtatatatatatatgtatatatattacacatatgtaATCTAATATATTATACTATGTAgtatatatatgaatagataAGAGTGAAAATACAGGCTAGAGCCAGAATGCACATGGCCATAAATGCTGAACCACCCTTAGCCTGACAGATCAATCAGTTAACAGGTCTTTCCTGAGTCCCCACTCCGTGATCTGCATATTTCTGGGAATGGGATCATAGGGTCTTACTCTAGgcctggaagaggcctcagaggccacctagtccaaccccctcatttgacagataaggaaactgaagtctagagaggttaatgacttttCCATGATTAAACAGGAagaaagcatcagaggcaggatttgaactccagaactCTTGGAAGGCAGAGTGATACAATTGGGAGCTATGCATTGTTAAGTGATGCTAGCCGTATAACAGAGAGCCCAGGATGTCATATGGTTCAAAGAACCCTAGCCAGGAAGCCAAGGTGCCAGCAGAGCTGAACTCCTGCCCTAACTTCGACTGATTAAtattctgtgtgaccttagtcaagtcccTTCCGTcatttgggcctcaatttcctcgtttgtaaaatgagaagtttgtactagatgatttctgaggtctcctGCAGTGCTAGCGTTTGGTGATCCCAGGCcagagatagaaggaaagagaTTTGGGGAATATCAATACTTCATGACCACCTTAGTGCCGGAGCACCTTCTACGTTCTCAGGATTGGTTGGCTGGTTGTTGTGCTTTCTgctcgaagaagaccaaaatgacattgctGTGTCAGGTCaatggggtcaaggtacagtatgtcccactgtggctgatcagaccaatatgagctgctcagaaggctctaccacaggttgggcacaaatagtccatgtgaacatctggagtggagatgtctctaaacttgcacatctcatgtttattttgagctactgcaattctgctttgctcatagagcacagtatcTTCTTTGATGCAAGCACACCATGCTGCGCAGCCCTGTGCCAGTGTCATCCACGTCTCACtatcgattccaaagttcttcagagagaccttgagagtgtccttgtttCACTTCTTCTGAGCTCCATGTGAGCATttaccttgtgtgagttctcagtaaaatagtcttttaggcaaatgtacatttgacattcaaacaatgtggcctgCCCATCAGAGTTACattctctgcagcagagtttgaatgcttggcagttccgcttgagaaaggacctcagtattgATCTACAGaaacttcctaagacaattcaaatggaagagatcc from Trichosurus vulpecula isolate mTriVul1 chromosome 1, mTriVul1.pri, whole genome shotgun sequence includes:
- the LOC118844089 gene encoding 60S ribosomal protein L23a-like, producing the protein MELKVKKEAIVPPKTEAKSEALKAKKVVLKGVHSHKKKKIRTSPTFRRPKTLRFGRQPKYPRKSAPRRNKLDHSAIVKFPLTAESAMKKTEDNSTLVFIVDVKANKHQIKQVAKKLHDIDMAKVDMLIQPDGEKKA